The window CCAGCCCGAAGTCGTCGTGGGTGTGGACGTCCACGTACACCTCGCCCTGGCCGACCTCCGTCGCGGCCTCGTTGGCCGTCCCCACGACGCCCTCGACCATGTCGTAGAAGCGTCGCGGCGTGGCCACCCCGCAGGTGTCGGGGATGTTTATCCAGTCGGTTCCCGCCTTCGAGACGGCCTCCACGACCTCGCTCAGGAACGCCTCGTCCGTTCGGGTGGCGTCCATCGGCGAGAACATGCAGGTCGCGCCGGCCTCCTTGACCCGTTCGACCGCGTCCACGGAGCGCTCGACGGCCTCCTCGCGGGAAGCGTGCATCGAGTCCTCCAGCTGGACGTCACTGGTCGAACAGAAGACGTGGACCATGCCCACGCCCGAGTCCAGCGCCGCCTCGATATCTTTGTCGACGACCCGCGCCAGCCCGCACACGGTCGAGTGGCGGGTGCTCTCGGCGATGTCGCTCACGGCCTCGAACTCCGCGTCGGAGTTCACGGGGAACCCGGCCTCGATGACGTGGGTGCCCATCTCGTCGAGGACCTCGGCGATTTCGCGCTTGTCCTCGTACGAGAACGATGTGCGTGGCGACTGCTCACCGTCGCGCAGCGTGGTGTCGAAAATTCGTGCCTCGTCTATCTCTCCAGTGGAATCAAGCGTGCCCTGGAAGAACTCGACCCGCCGACTCAGTCGACGAACCCTCGGTGTTGCCTGTCATGGCTATCCGACACTGGATGCTCCCGACTATTTAATACTGTCGTCGCGGCAGCGTCTGCGGCCACCGAACCGAACAGGCCCCTTTCACCGGCGCAGGGGGGAAATCAAGCGGCTCAGACGGTGTACGAGTGCAGGAGGCCCCTCGTGAACCACGACACGACGTAGCACGACCCGGGCGGTCTATATCGACGGCGCGTGTAACTTCCACAGTTCTTCCCCCAGAATCAACTCGCGCGCGGCCAGCGCGCGCCGGTCGGGTGGACAC of the Haloglomus salinum genome contains:
- a CDS encoding LeuA family protein, giving the protein MSRRVEFFQGTLDSTGEIDEARIFDTTLRDGEQSPRTSFSYEDKREIAEVLDEMGTHVIEAGFPVNSDAEFEAVSDIAESTRHSTVCGLARVVDKDIEAALDSGVGMVHVFCSTSDVQLEDSMHASREEAVERSVDAVERVKEAGATCMFSPMDATRTDEAFLSEVVEAVSKAGTDWINIPDTCGVATPRRFYDMVEGVVGTANEAATEVGQGEVYVDVHTHDDFGLASANAISGYEAGATQSQVSVNGIGERAGNAAYEEVVMSLESLYDVDTGIDTTRIVELSRIVEEKSGIDVPANKPIVGSNAFSHESGIHAAGVIENSDTFEPGVMTPEMVGAKRELVLGKHTGQHSVRERLEEEGFAPTDEEVREVTRRVKDYGAEQGRVTLAHLKEFAREIGVTREEVRV